GTCGCTGAAGCTCTTGGGGTAGGAAGCGAGCTCGTGAACATCAAACCAAAGTCGGGGAACGGCAGCAGCCCAGATTTTGTTCACGCTCATGCAGTCTGTCTTTTGAGAGAGGTGGAGTAAGAGATGCCCGATTTTCGCTATGAAGTAATCAACATCAAAGGAAAGCCCGAGAAAGGCAAGCTTGCTGCGAATTCCAAACTGGAGGCACTCCAGATCCTCTCGAGCAGAGGCTATATTGTCAGTTCAATTAAGCAGTCGTCATATTCGCGCAGCTCGACTAAGGCCTCTTTGTTTCCCGCCTCACAGAAGGAAGTCAGCATCTTTTCGAGACAGTTGGCCACGATGGTTTCATCCGGCGTCAGGATAAGAGAGGCACTTCAGGTTCTTTCGACTCAGGTCCTGTTTTCTAGAAGATTCAGAAAGATCATAGCCCGAGTTGTTTTAGATATTGAGGGTGGAATGAGTTTCAGCGAATCTCTTGAGAGATCAGGTGTTTTTGAACCGCTGTTTACCAATCTTGTTAAGGCCGGTGAGGCAGGCGGGGTGCTTGATGAATCGCTTGAAAGAGTTGCGGACTTCTATGAGGGAATGGTTGAGCTTCAGAACCAGGTTAAATCGGCTATGGCCTATCCTCTTTTCATGATGGTTTTTGCAGTTGGAATAGTGGGGATGATTTCCTTCTTCATTCTTCCAAATTTGATCAGCGCTTTTGGAGGAAACTTTAAACCTGAGGGAACAATGGCCATTCTTCTAAAGATGAATGATATTTTGAAAAACCAGTGGCCCCTGCTTCTGGTTTTGCTTTTCGGATTGCTGATTGGAGGGTTCTTCTTCTTCAAGAGCAAATACGGTAACATCGTTAAGGAAAGTATTGGAAAGCTAATTCCTCCAATAAGAACCCTGAGAAACATGACGGCTATGGAGAGATTCACTAGAACAACGGCCGTTCTAGTAGCAAGTGGAGTTGATCTTCCAACAGTTCTGGAGCTTGCGGGCGAAGTCTCGCAAAGTCCTCGGGTTATGAAGGCTGTAACGAATGCAATAGTCAGCATAAAGGGAGGAGAGAGCATCAGTGCTTCTCTTGAGCATCAGAAGGTCTTCCCACCGATAGTCGTTAGTATGGTGGCCACGGGAGAGGAGACCGGCAAACTGGACGAAGTCATGTTCAAAGTTGCCGACTTCTATCACATGCAGGTTCAAAACGCACTCAAGAAACTTGTTTCGCTTGTTGAGCCAATAATGATATTATTTATTGGTGGGTTCATTGGTTTTCTGGCAATAACCATATACGGTGCTGTTTTTGCGATGGAGCAAAGTATTGGATGAGTTTAACCGAGCTTTTGTGCTGTCTGGTTTTGGTCTCTCTTTGCATTAGCGGAGTTGTACTCTTTTCATCTGAAATCATAAGTAGCTTGAAAATTCGCCTCAGCAAAACTGCTTTCGATTCGTTCATTGAAAGACAGCGTCTTGAGGCTGTTGCTCGTTCCAGGCCTGTAGAGGTTTTCTATGATTATTGGTCGAAGAGGGTGTCTTCGACAACAGGGGCAGTTTTTGAAGACTGTCTTTGGGGGAACAGAGAGAACTTTAGGATTCGTTTCAATGGGGATGGATCTATTGCCATTCTCAGCGGGTCAACGACATTGAGCTTTGCTGATGGCAGTGTGTTGACTATCCAGCCGGTAACGGGGAAAGTCACTTATTGAGACTTGGGGGTAGACATGTTTCAGAGTATGATAACTGCCGTAAATTCAGACGAGGGTTACACTGAGATCGTGAGAGCTGTTGTTGAAGGTCGGTATCTTAAGCCCGTCTTTTCTGTGCTCAGAATGGGGGTAAACTCACTTGAAGAATCAACCAAAGTCTTCAGGGAGAACAATACAATACCTGCCGACGAGATTTTTGTTACTGCCTTTCATCCAAGAGATGTTGTCTTTCAGCATCTTGAGGTTCCCCGTGTAAAGTCGACGAAGAATTTGCTCAATGTCGCGAGCTTCAAGGCTGCTTCTCAGTTTTCATTACCTCCGGACGAAGTAAATGTAGCCTGCCTGAACTCAATAGCCTCACTAAAAAGTGGACTTGTTCCAGCCTTTGTTATAACCAAGAGAAAGGCCTTGTTTGAATTCATTGGAAGATTGACGGCGAAGAGCTTTCCTGAACCGAACATCGTTGATGTTAAGCCCTTCTCTATTTTCAAGATGGCTCAAACAAGCGTCTTTGAAGGCAGCAATATTGTTTTCATAGTTGATAGAAGCTATTCGCTTCTCCTGACATTAAGGGGAGAAGAAATTGTGGGCCTTAATTACATAAGCGATGGTTTTGATCAGGTGGCAAGCGGTTTCAAGGAGGACAATTCGCTCTCTCCAAACACGAATATTCAAAGAGAGTTTCTGATTGGTTCTAAGGCTTATTATGATTCACTAATTGAAGAAGCTTCGGAAAGACTCGAGGGACTGATCTCCTATCAGTTAAGGATGTATCTTACCAACACGTTGTCAAACTCGCCAAACACTTCTGCGGCTGATGAGGCTCTCTTCACCAGGTTTTTTGTTGCAGGACAGTCAAGCCTTTCTACAGCCGTTTATTCAAGAGCTTTCCAGAGAATTCTCGGAGACGAAACAGAGGTAGTTAGCATGCCTCTGAAAATGAAGGAAACGAGCGGGATAACTTATATTTCGGTTGGACTGCTTATGAGAGGTGGTGAGATGCTTGGTCGACGTAAACTTGTATTCAAGGAAGAAGCGGGTCTCAAGGCTTAAGTATTCTCTAATAGTTCTGCTGATAATTGTTCTTCTGGTTCTGGGGTCCCGTTTCTTCGTTACCCAGGCATTTGAGACAAGGTTGAGGCAGGTTTCAAGGATGAAAGGCTACCTCTTCGACAATACCGGGACGTATCTGACTGGGAATCTGAAAGCAGACATCGAAATGATCTACAACAAAAAGCAAGAGTATACGGTAATGAGAAATAAATTAAGCAAGCAGGTAAATGATCTTCGCGTGCATGTTAGCTCAAAATCAGTCGAAATGGACGTTTTCAGAACTGTAGAGACATATCTCGAAGATGAAAATGCTATGAAGACAATTGCTTCTAGAATTCAATTTGAGAATGGAGTCGGCAATTCCTTCTATTATCTGATTTTTGAAGGCGAGGATGTTTCTTTCCCCACACCAAAAAGCACACCGACTCTTCTTGCCAATCCGAGTGTGAGGGGAAATCTGGATTTTGCTGAGCTCTACTCTCTTCAACTCGTCGATCTTGAGGTGGGTGGTCATCATGAGTGAAAAAGACGAGTTCAATTTTGAAAGCATGGACATCTCTGCCACTCGAGAGTCGTTTGACGGTAATGATGGCTGCTTCATTCACAGAGACTATGCTAATAGGCTGAACAGAAAGCTCAGCTTCCTCGATAGAAAGGGTTTGAATTCGAAATTTGCGTTTTGGTCTTTGATAGCCTTGACTGTCATTGGCTTTCTCTTTCTTGTGGTTTTGTACTCCTACAATACTTTTGAGAACACATCTCTGCTAATAGACGAAGTGAATGGACTGGAAAGCGCCTATCTCGAGGTGCAGTTGCTCTCAAGGGTCAGAAACGAAGCGATTGGCTCGATGAGCACAAGAAGCTATCTGGAAGAACTCAAAGAAAAAATTCCGATAGAGACCAAACCGGGTGACTACAAAGGGATAACCGTCACTGGAGGTTCGAGGGATATTCTTGATCTTGTGGAGATGATCGTTAATGAGCCAAAGATTCTCGTCAGAAAGCTTGAACTTAGATCAAATCTTGGCTTTCCGATTCTTCCGGAATCAAATATTCCGTCGAATCTCTCACTTGAGCTGAAGACGGATCTCACGGTAACGAGTAACTTCTAGGTGGAGTTGATTATATGGAGAAGGTTGTTCTAATTATCGTTGTTTCTATAACTTTGTTAGTTACGGGTGGGGTTCTGCTGACATTTCTTCTGGAACCGGTGGAAATTGCCGATGTTGCGGCGAGCAGAATTAGAATCGATCCTATCGATACTACCAGAGTGGTAAGCAGCGTTACTTTGGGCAATCACTTTCTTCCTCTTTATGCAAGTCCTTTGGAAGTTATAAGGTCCATGCTG
This window of the Mesotoga sp. BH458_6_3_2_1 genome carries:
- a CDS encoding type II secretion system F family protein produces the protein MPDFRYEVINIKGKPEKGKLAANSKLEALQILSSRGYIVSSIKQSSYSRSSTKASLFPASQKEVSIFSRQLATMVSSGVRIREALQVLSTQVLFSRRFRKIIARVVLDIEGGMSFSESLERSGVFEPLFTNLVKAGEAGGVLDESLERVADFYEGMVELQNQVKSAMAYPLFMMVFAVGIVGMISFFILPNLISAFGGNFKPEGTMAILLKMNDILKNQWPLLLVLLFGLLIGGFFFFKSKYGNIVKESIGKLIPPIRTLRNMTAMERFTRTTAVLVASGVDLPTVLELAGEVSQSPRVMKAVTNAIVSIKGGESISASLEHQKVFPPIVVSMVATGEETGKLDEVMFKVADFYHMQVQNALKKLVSLVEPIMILFIGGFIGFLAITIYGAVFAMEQSIG
- a CDS encoding alpha/beta hydrolase: MEKVVLIIVVSITLLVTGGVLLTFLLEPVEIADVAASRIRIDPIDTTRVVSSVTLGNHFLPLYASPLEVIRSMLEVGEEAADVKYVAYYRLNKVDYAVLEAGQSQITVRVGEQVAPSYIVYGITEFAVLLNDTSTNSFVVVKYFRS